One Aulosira sp. FACHB-615 DNA window includes the following coding sequences:
- a CDS encoding helix-turn-helix transcriptional regulator, translated as MPVLVKLKKTREAKGLSQNELARKTGYSLQNIQKIEQGRAASITFDALGRFCEVLECQPGDILEWQPDNVDDKTRNSSDEIVLSTASEQVTRKSDVPKSTKSQAHMVVIDNRGAA; from the coding sequence ATGCCTGTGCTTGTAAAACTGAAAAAGACGAGAGAAGCTAAAGGCTTATCTCAAAATGAACTAGCTAGGAAAACTGGTTACAGCCTTCAAAATATTCAGAAAATTGAACAAGGTAGAGCAGCATCAATTACATTTGATGCTTTGGGCAGATTTTGTGAAGTCTTAGAATGTCAGCCTGGAGATATTTTGGAATGGCAGCCAGATAATGTTGATGACAAAACTCGCAACTCATCCGATGAAATAGTGCTATCTACTGCTTCAGAGCAAGTAACTAGAAAAAGTGATGTGCCAAAATCTACTAAATCTCAAGCTCACATGGTTGTCATTGATAATAGAGGTGCAGCCTAA